One Vanessa cardui chromosome 23, ilVanCard2.1, whole genome shotgun sequence DNA segment encodes these proteins:
- the LOC124539703 gene encoding leucine-rich repeat-containing protein 15-like isoform X1 — MLGISQRNNMAYLQQYWSIYVLFTISVLVETIPTCKYIDSRDNEVLCYGNGDTNYVLKRGLVSDNNRTTRVSLQGCRLSGLDDDSFTNLYSLKYLDLSQNQISKVKLESLDSSKQLIYLNLSHNLLSELQPGSFNETPNLDVLDLAGNKLILNLGIFDPLIKLRHLDLSNNNLQGKDLDPFLFGHNTQIRYLDLSINDMNDAPHTLLDSVQVLELLNLERCLLKEVPKFATRANLKTMKQLILSANEITDLGDGTTFINLVNLEKLNINDNSLEQIHGDVFKPLKKLKVIVLRGNKIKQLPDNLFTNMKTLANIDLSNNLIETVPVNAFRGTSVKNLNLSNNRFTYLTDNFALELRNSGAKLTKFYFNQNPWQCACLMALLSEVKRLEITYNSLYYDGKYPICVTTKDVFCKRHDTFNAVFTELYDDIASAGKSVEEPI; from the coding sequence atgGCATATCTTCAGCAGTACTGGAGTATTTACGTCCTGTTTACAATTTCCGTTTTAGTTGAAACGATTCCAACATGTAAATACATTGATAGCCGAGACAATGAAGTTCTTTGTTATGGAAATGGTGATACAAACTACGTTCTAAAACGCGGTCTTGTGTCTGACAATAATAGAACAACAAGGGTATCCCTTCAGGGATGTAGATTATCCGGTTTAGATGATGATTCATTTACAAACCTGTATTCTCTGAAATATTTAGATTTGTCACAAAATCAAATATCTAAAGTCAAATTAGAGTCTCTTGATAGTTCCAAGCAGTTGATATATTTGAACCTCTCTCATAATTTACTTTCTGAGTTACAGCCTGGCTCTTTCAATGAAACGCCCAACCTAGATGTACTTGATTTGGCGgggaataaattaatattaaatttaggaATATTTGATCCCTTAATAAAGTTAAGGCACTTGGATCTTTCAAATAACAATTTGCAAGGTAAAGATCTTGATCCCTTTCTTTTTGGTCACAATACTCAAATTCGTTATTTAGATTTATCCATTAATGACATGAATGATGCACCACATACATTGTTAGATTCTGTCCAAGTGCTAGAGTTATTGAATTTAGAAAGATGTCTTCTTAAAGAAGTACCAAAGTTTGCAACTAGAGCTAATCTTAAAACAATGAAACAATTGATTCTATCTGCTAATGAAATTACAGACTTAGGAGATGGTACAACATTCATAAACTTAGTTAACTtagaaaaactaaatataaatgataattcacTGGAACAAATACATGGTGATGTTTTTAagccattaaaaaaattaaaggttaTTGTACTTAgaggcaataaaataaaacaattaccaGATAatctatttacaaatatgaaaactttagctaatattgatttatctaataatttaatagagACTGTTCCCGTTAATGCTTTCCGTGGGACGTCTGTGAAGAATTTAAACTTATCAAACAATAGGTTCACTTATTTGACTGATAATTTTGCCTTGGAACTGAGAAATTCTGGTGCGAAATTGACAAAGTTCTACTTCAATCAGAATCCTTGGCAATGTGCTTGCCTAATGGCTCTGTTGAGCGAAGTTAAGAGGCTTGAAATAACTTACAATAGTTTATATTACGATGGCAAGTACCCGATCTGCGTGACAACGAAGGATGTGTTTTGTAAAAGACACGACACATTTAACGCAGTTTTTACGGAATTATACGATGACATAGCGTCAGCAGGAAAATCTGTCGAGGAACCAATTTGA
- the LOC124539703 gene encoding leucine-rich repeat-containing protein 15-like isoform X2 gives MTMAYLQQYWSIYVLFTISVLVETIPTCKYIDSRDNEVLCYGNGDTNYVLKRGLVSDNNRTTRVSLQGCRLSGLDDDSFTNLYSLKYLDLSQNQISKVKLESLDSSKQLIYLNLSHNLLSELQPGSFNETPNLDVLDLAGNKLILNLGIFDPLIKLRHLDLSNNNLQGKDLDPFLFGHNTQIRYLDLSINDMNDAPHTLLDSVQVLELLNLERCLLKEVPKFATRANLKTMKQLILSANEITDLGDGTTFINLVNLEKLNINDNSLEQIHGDVFKPLKKLKVIVLRGNKIKQLPDNLFTNMKTLANIDLSNNLIETVPVNAFRGTSVKNLNLSNNRFTYLTDNFALELRNSGAKLTKFYFNQNPWQCACLMALLSEVKRLEITYNSLYYDGKYPICVTTKDVFCKRHDTFNAVFTELYDDIASAGKSVEEPI, from the exons ATGACG atgGCATATCTTCAGCAGTACTGGAGTATTTACGTCCTGTTTACAATTTCCGTTTTAGTTGAAACGATTCCAACATGTAAATACATTGATAGCCGAGACAATGAAGTTCTTTGTTATGGAAATGGTGATACAAACTACGTTCTAAAACGCGGTCTTGTGTCTGACAATAATAGAACAACAAGGGTATCCCTTCAGGGATGTAGATTATCCGGTTTAGATGATGATTCATTTACAAACCTGTATTCTCTGAAATATTTAGATTTGTCACAAAATCAAATATCTAAAGTCAAATTAGAGTCTCTTGATAGTTCCAAGCAGTTGATATATTTGAACCTCTCTCATAATTTACTTTCTGAGTTACAGCCTGGCTCTTTCAATGAAACGCCCAACCTAGATGTACTTGATTTGGCGgggaataaattaatattaaatttaggaATATTTGATCCCTTAATAAAGTTAAGGCACTTGGATCTTTCAAATAACAATTTGCAAGGTAAAGATCTTGATCCCTTTCTTTTTGGTCACAATACTCAAATTCGTTATTTAGATTTATCCATTAATGACATGAATGATGCACCACATACATTGTTAGATTCTGTCCAAGTGCTAGAGTTATTGAATTTAGAAAGATGTCTTCTTAAAGAAGTACCAAAGTTTGCAACTAGAGCTAATCTTAAAACAATGAAACAATTGATTCTATCTGCTAATGAAATTACAGACTTAGGAGATGGTACAACATTCATAAACTTAGTTAACTtagaaaaactaaatataaatgataattcacTGGAACAAATACATGGTGATGTTTTTAagccattaaaaaaattaaaggttaTTGTACTTAgaggcaataaaataaaacaattaccaGATAatctatttacaaatatgaaaactttagctaatattgatttatctaataatttaatagagACTGTTCCCGTTAATGCTTTCCGTGGGACGTCTGTGAAGAATTTAAACTTATCAAACAATAGGTTCACTTATTTGACTGATAATTTTGCCTTGGAACTGAGAAATTCTGGTGCGAAATTGACAAAGTTCTACTTCAATCAGAATCCTTGGCAATGTGCTTGCCTAATGGCTCTGTTGAGCGAAGTTAAGAGGCTTGAAATAACTTACAATAGTTTATATTACGATGGCAAGTACCCGATCTGCGTGACAACGAAGGATGTGTTTTGTAAAAGACACGACACATTTAACGCAGTTTTTACGGAATTATACGATGACATAGCGTCAGCAGGAAAATCTGTCGAGGAACCAATTTGA
- the LOC124539703 gene encoding leucine-rich repeat-containing protein 15-like isoform X3, which yields MAYLQQYWSIYVLFTISVLVETIPTCKYIDSRDNEVLCYGNGDTNYVLKRGLVSDNNRTTRVSLQGCRLSGLDDDSFTNLYSLKYLDLSQNQISKVKLESLDSSKQLIYLNLSHNLLSELQPGSFNETPNLDVLDLAGNKLILNLGIFDPLIKLRHLDLSNNNLQGKDLDPFLFGHNTQIRYLDLSINDMNDAPHTLLDSVQVLELLNLERCLLKEVPKFATRANLKTMKQLILSANEITDLGDGTTFINLVNLEKLNINDNSLEQIHGDVFKPLKKLKVIVLRGNKIKQLPDNLFTNMKTLANIDLSNNLIETVPVNAFRGTSVKNLNLSNNRFTYLTDNFALELRNSGAKLTKFYFNQNPWQCACLMALLSEVKRLEITYNSLYYDGKYPICVTTKDVFCKRHDTFNAVFTELYDDIASAGKSVEEPI from the coding sequence atgGCATATCTTCAGCAGTACTGGAGTATTTACGTCCTGTTTACAATTTCCGTTTTAGTTGAAACGATTCCAACATGTAAATACATTGATAGCCGAGACAATGAAGTTCTTTGTTATGGAAATGGTGATACAAACTACGTTCTAAAACGCGGTCTTGTGTCTGACAATAATAGAACAACAAGGGTATCCCTTCAGGGATGTAGATTATCCGGTTTAGATGATGATTCATTTACAAACCTGTATTCTCTGAAATATTTAGATTTGTCACAAAATCAAATATCTAAAGTCAAATTAGAGTCTCTTGATAGTTCCAAGCAGTTGATATATTTGAACCTCTCTCATAATTTACTTTCTGAGTTACAGCCTGGCTCTTTCAATGAAACGCCCAACCTAGATGTACTTGATTTGGCGgggaataaattaatattaaatttaggaATATTTGATCCCTTAATAAAGTTAAGGCACTTGGATCTTTCAAATAACAATTTGCAAGGTAAAGATCTTGATCCCTTTCTTTTTGGTCACAATACTCAAATTCGTTATTTAGATTTATCCATTAATGACATGAATGATGCACCACATACATTGTTAGATTCTGTCCAAGTGCTAGAGTTATTGAATTTAGAAAGATGTCTTCTTAAAGAAGTACCAAAGTTTGCAACTAGAGCTAATCTTAAAACAATGAAACAATTGATTCTATCTGCTAATGAAATTACAGACTTAGGAGATGGTACAACATTCATAAACTTAGTTAACTtagaaaaactaaatataaatgataattcacTGGAACAAATACATGGTGATGTTTTTAagccattaaaaaaattaaaggttaTTGTACTTAgaggcaataaaataaaacaattaccaGATAatctatttacaaatatgaaaactttagctaatattgatttatctaataatttaatagagACTGTTCCCGTTAATGCTTTCCGTGGGACGTCTGTGAAGAATTTAAACTTATCAAACAATAGGTTCACTTATTTGACTGATAATTTTGCCTTGGAACTGAGAAATTCTGGTGCGAAATTGACAAAGTTCTACTTCAATCAGAATCCTTGGCAATGTGCTTGCCTAATGGCTCTGTTGAGCGAAGTTAAGAGGCTTGAAATAACTTACAATAGTTTATATTACGATGGCAAGTACCCGATCTGCGTGACAACGAAGGATGTGTTTTGTAAAAGACACGACACATTTAACGCAGTTTTTACGGAATTATACGATGACATAGCGTCAGCAGGAAAATCTGTCGAGGAACCAATTTGA